One window of Thermocoleostomius sinensis A174 genomic DNA carries:
- a CDS encoding ABC transporter ATP-binding protein: MIQIEHLTKVYQEGEAQRVVLDGVNLTIAAGEFVVLLGHSGSGKSTLLNLISGIDQPSAGTIRINDLAITTLDERSRTLLRRDYIGFVFQFFNLIPTLTVLENITLPQELAGVAAPIAQQSGVMLLEKVGLIDRQQTYPDKLSGGQQQRVAIARALAHNPQLVLADEPTGNLDEETGQTVLQLLLDLTRNANKTLIMATHNPEIARYADRVLRVQDGQLTPVRVHPDAAEEVLA, encoded by the coding sequence ATGATACAGATTGAGCATCTCACCAAGGTCTATCAAGAAGGAGAAGCCCAACGGGTCGTTCTCGACGGAGTCAATCTGACGATCGCTGCGGGTGAGTTTGTCGTGTTGCTCGGGCACAGCGGTAGCGGTAAGAGTACGCTACTCAATCTCATCAGCGGTATTGATCAACCGTCGGCTGGGACGATTCGCATCAACGACTTAGCCATCACAACGTTGGATGAACGATCGCGCACGTTGTTGCGGCGAGATTACATCGGCTTTGTTTTTCAGTTTTTTAATTTAATTCCGACGTTGACTGTCCTTGAAAATATTACGTTGCCGCAGGAGTTAGCAGGTGTGGCAGCACCGATTGCACAACAGTCTGGAGTGATGCTACTTGAAAAAGTAGGACTGATCGATCGCCAACAAACCTATCCTGATAAGCTTTCTGGAGGGCAACAGCAGCGCGTGGCGATCGCCCGTGCCTTGGCTCACAATCCGCAACTGGTCTTGGCTGATGAACCAACCGGAAACTTGGACGAAGAAACCGGACAGACGGTGCTGCAATTGTTACTAGATTTAACCCGCAACGCCAACAAAACGTTGATTATGGCGACGCACAACCCGGAGATTGCCCGCTATGCCGATCGGGTATTACGAGTGCAGGATGGACAGTTAACGCCTGTGCGAGTGCATCCAGATGCGGCGGAGGAGGTGTTGGCGTGA